A stretch of Nitrospinota bacterium DNA encodes these proteins:
- a CDS encoding 2-C-methyl-D-erythritol 2,4-cyclodiphosphate synthase: MVRIGTGFDAHRFVEGRPLIIGGITIPHPLGLDGHSDADVLLHAICDALLGAAALGDIGKYFPPTDMRYKGISSLLLFEKVVALLAEKGYRVNNIDSVIIAEEPKMAPHIDAMRRAIALAAGIAPDRVGVKATTTERMGFTGRKEGIAAHAVCTIAPMER, encoded by the coding sequence ATTGTGAGAATAGGAACAGGCTTCGATGCGCACCGTTTTGTTGAAGGAAGGCCGCTGATCATCGGCGGCATAACCATCCCCCATCCGCTGGGACTGGACGGCCATAGCGACGCCGACGTGTTGCTGCACGCCATCTGCGACGCGCTGCTGGGGGCCGCCGCGCTGGGGGACATCGGAAAGTACTTCCCTCCCACCGACATGCGATACAAGGGGATATCCTCGTTGCTGCTTTTTGAGAAGGTGGTGGCGTTGCTGGCCGAAAAAGGATACCGTGTGAATAACATCGATTCCGTCATCATCGCCGAAGAGCCGAAGATGGCCCCCCACATCGACGCCATGCGCCGCGCCATCGCGCTGGCCGCGGGCATCGCGCCGGACCGGGTGGGGGTCAAGGCCACCACCACCGAACGGATGGGCTTTACCGGGCGTAAAGAGGGGATCGCCGCGCACGC